In Nocardia terpenica, the genomic window GGAGTTGCTTGGCCTCCACCGCCGTGAACGCCCGGACCTTGTAGTCGCCGCTGCCTCCGACCTTCACGGTTCGTGCGACATTGCGGCTGATCAGCTCCTCATCCACGGCATCCTGGAGGGCCGCTCGGAGCACCCGGAGCACATGTTGAATCGAGCTGATCGACAAGGCATCCTGGCAGCACTCGGCGGGCGACTTCGCACAGCAGCGGGGCTTGATTCGGCCGGCGTCCTTGCCCTGGGAACAGCACTGGCACTTGGCGCGCAGTCCGGTGATGAACGTCCGGACGTGTCGGCTGTTCAGCGCCTTGAGCTTGTGGCGGCCCAGGCCCGGCACGATGTGCAGGCGGACATCACCCTCGTAGGTCGCGAAGGTGGTCCGCCGGATCTTGGGTTCGGCGATCTCGCGCAGCCAGTACTCCATGTACTGGCGAACCGTCATGGTGGTCACATCGACGGGAATTCCCTTGCGCTGCAACTCCTTCAACCGGGTACGTTCGGCGTCTGCCTCATCCCACGTGCGGCCGTACACACTGACCCGCTTGCGCTTGCCGTCCGGAGTGTCCACGAACAACTTCAGCTCGACACGACCGTCCTTCCGGGTGCTGATCGTGCCCGAGCCGTTCGGGTTGCGCTTGCGCGGTTTCTTCTCGGCCATCACGCAGCGCTCTCGATCAGCCCGGACACGTAGGCATCGAAGGACTGCCGCACGATCCGGCGACACCGACCGACCTTGATCGACTGGACCTGTCCGTCCCACAGCAGCCGGTACACCGACCACGTGCTGACCTTCAGTTCGTCGGCCGCCTCCTGCACGGTCATGAACTTGCTCATGATCACCTCCTATGCCGCATCCACTTCAGGCGAATCTTGTTGTGGCACAACGGTTTCACGTGGAACCTGATCTTGTGCCTGAGCCATGCGGGCGACGTCGTACTCCGAGCGTTGCCGCATCTTCTCCGTGACCATGGACATGATCAGGAACTCCCGGGGTGGCACGTCCGGGTCACCCGGCTCACACGGTGCGATCCGGTAGCGGCTGATGTCCTCCTTCGAGATGCCCGCCTCCGCGAGCCGCTGCCGAACGAACTCGACTCGGTCCGCCTTGTAGTCGGTCAGGTTCTTGCCAGTCCACTTGCGTGAGACCAGGACTCGGCGACCGCGCAGGCCCAGGGTCTCGCGGCGATGGGCCTTGCCCTTGCAGCGGCCCGGCTGAGTCTTCGCGGTTGCGCCCTTGGGGACCACGCCGTACCGGAACCACACCGCGCACGTGGGCGAGCAGGGTGTCTTGCACAGTTCCTGGTGCAACCGGTCGTAGTGCCGGGCAGCACGATCGGACTGGGGTTCGATGACGTCGCCGATGGACTTGGTCAGATACTTGGTCAGGTAGCCGATATGCCGGTTGGCCTCCTCCGTCCCGCCGAGGATGCCCTTCACGTCCACCTGCTTGCCGAACCGGATTACGTGCGCGGGTTCCAGCTCATCGACCGAGTCCATCAGGTCCATGACTTCGTCCCATGTCGGCACCGGTACCGGCTCACCGGTCTCAGGGTTCACCTGGTCGGGATCGACCCAGCGTTGCATGGTGTAGTTCCAGACAGGCATGTGCCCGGGGGTGTAGACCTCCTGGTCGAAGTGGGGCCACCACACCTGGTGGTACGTGGCCTCGGTGAGTTGCCGGATCATCGCCCTCGGGTCCGTGCCCCGGATGCCCATGTGGATGTGCGGGGCTCCGCGGCGCTGGGGCTCCACGGTGGCGAAGTACTGCATGTCCCGACCGGAGGCCCGCCGGTAGTTCTGGACGAACCGGTCGAACAACCGGGCGAAGTGGATGATGTCCCGGGCGGCCTGGCGGTAGTCGTAGGTGTCCGGATTCACCGCTGCCCCGTCCGGGTGGACGCGGCCGTAGGAGGGCAGGGTCAAGGTCACGAACAGCGACGGCCGATACTTGCCCGCGTACTCACGCCCCAGGGTGGTCGGGGCGATCTTCTGGCGGGGCAGGTCTTCGGCCTCCTGACGCCGCCTGGTCGAACGCTTGCGGGCAGTCGGTGGTTCGGTGTCCAGCGGCGGGAACGGGCCTCTCACGCCATGCTCACGCAGCTCGGCATACAGGTCTTGGACCACCTCCCGAATGCCGTCCATCTCCTGTTCGTCGCCCGCCTCCTTCGCCTGGTCGTACTGGACTTGCAGGGCCGCGCGGGCCTCGAAGATCTCGATCTCCTCACGGGTGGGTTCGCGCTTGTCGTCCACGGGTTCCTCCTGGATGTGCCATCCCTCACGGGCCTGGTGCTGCCGCAAGGCGAGAGCGCGCCGAGCACACGCCGGACACACACATTCGAGTGTCGACTTGCACGGCACGCCAACGTATTTCATGAGCCCGGTGACCTGATCGAAGGACCGCATCGGAAGGGGACGCCCGCACACGCCATGCTGTTCGGCCATGCTCTGGGCGATCTCGGGCATGTTCGGGATAGCCCGCTGTTCCGCTGCCGTCCTACGGCGCGAATCCAGTTCTGTCACAAGCGATGCACTCATGCAACCACCTCGAAAAGGGAAATCTGGCCACGGGACTCCCAGTGCCGGGGCCGCAGGCCGCGACGCGCAGGGAGCGGGGAGAACAGCTGATCAGCGGTGTAGCCGGGGAACATGACCTCCAGCACCCGACGACGCGCAGCCGCAGGAGCCACCAGGCCCCCGGACTTCCAGCGCCGGAAGGTCCGCTCAGCCGGAGCCGGTAACGCTGGCTTTACTGTCGCAGCGGCCTTGTTCCACTCCATCCGGAACGCCTCGTAGGACTGCCAATGCCGTTGCGCGAGAAATAGTTTCAGGACAGTGCGAGCCGGGGTGATCATGCCGCCATCTCCCACGCCTTGCGCCCCAGGCTCATCGACTCGCGAGTACGGATCAGGATTTCCCGGTCCGGAGACAGCCAGCTAGCGGGCATCACTACGTCAGTCATGATCAACGCACCACCGACAGCGGAGCGGAAGTCATCTCGATCACGCCACCCATGCAGTGGCACCGAGTTGAGGTAGCGATATCGCTGAACTCGCAGCCGTCGCAGTCCGGGCACACCGCCCAGGCTGAACACTCATGCAGCTCAATGCAGCGGGCCTTGAGGCAACCCAGCTCCAAGCACCACATGCACCACCCCGCCGCATTGAGCCGACTCGGACGAAGCTCCACCTCTGTCCACTGAAGTTGCTGAAATGCCTGCATGATGACCCTCCGGGCTCTGGGCTCTTTCTCCGATGAGACTATACTAGCACACTCAGACTCGGTGAGCTAGTACACTCGTTCATTTTCTGGAAACCCGCAGGTGATACACTTTTATGTCAGCTAGCACGCTAATGCTTAGGAGGCCCCTCCGATGTCACCGAGCCTGGATCGGCCCGCCCCTCCGTACCTGCAAATCGCCGACCACTTTCGAGTGATGATCAAGAACGGCGAGCTGTCCGAAGGAGCCAAGCTCCCATCGGTCGCCGAGATCGCAGCCGGATGGAATATCGCCACAGCAACAGCCGCCAAGGCGCTCAATCAACTACGGACCGAAGGGTATGTACGCAGTACGCCACGGGGTACATTCGTATCCATCTCGCATAAGCAGACCACCGGACCGGACCGGTTGCAGATGCTTCGAGCGACTGGCAACGGCTATCGCCCTGGCGAATCAGTCGAGGTTGTTAGCTCCGAACTAACCGACGCCTCGAACGACGTCACCGAGTCCCTTGGCATTCCCGAAGGCACACAGGTTGTTCGCCGACGACGTGTGTACCGCGATGACCTTGGAATCGTCACGATCTCCACGTCGTGGCTACCAGGCGAATTCGCCAAGTCTGCGCCCGAGCTACTGTCCACGGACCCGCTTCCCAAGATGACCTTCGGTCTGATCGAAGATCGAACCGGACGCAGGGCTGTAGCCCGCCGTGATGTCGTCTCGCTTCGGGAAGCGCCGACCGATATCGCCGAAACCCTTGGCGTTGAACCGAATTCCCAGTGCCTGACCATGACCAATCTCTACTGGGACCAGAACGGCGACCCGACCGAGTACGCCATTGACTACCTCGGACCAGGGCGCGAACTCAGCGCTGAATACTCGCTCGACTAACCGGCCCCCATCTACAGCCGAACGGCTGGGACCTCCGTCGCATCATCCGCCGGACGGAAGTCCCAGCCGTTCTTGTATCTTCGCAGCCCCGCACATCGTGTGCAGTCTGTTTGCCGAATTGAGCTATATGTGATCAAGGGCGGCGCTGGCGCGCCGCCAGGCGCAGCCGCGCTGCGCCCGCGCACCGGACTGGCCTCCGCAAGCTCCGGCCGCCCGGCGCGTCGGCGCGTCCGCGCCCGCGAAGGCGGCCCAACGCTCGCCGTGGCCTCTCTGCCCACTTCTGGCAACAACCGCACAGTGCTGGGCACGAGAGAGCCGTTCCCGGCTGACCTCCGCAGTCGAATCCGAGCCGTCGATTCCCGCCGTGGTCGACTGGCCGTGGTCCGGTCTAATCGCCCGAGTATCACCGAGAACCGTCACTGTCCCGAGGTTGGCCCCATCGAGGCGGAGTTGGTGTTCCCCACCTTCCTCATACTCAGATTGTCTCGCTCCGGCCGACCGCATCAAGGGCGCTCCTTCGTCGCGTCGCACGCGATGCCTTCGGCACCCTTGACCCGCCCGTCCTCCACTGAGGGCGGCAAGTATGAGGAAGATGGGCAAAGAGCAGTCAGGGCGGATAGACGACCTATCCGCGAAGGGCATGACGACACCCCCGACGACAACGACGACGACAGTCGAGCATCGGGGGCACTTCGACATCATGCAATTTGGCGATGCGTTTGCCCTGGTCACGGCTTCCGCGCACTCCTGGCAGTGTGGGGGTCAGGGGTTCGAGTCCCCTTAGCTCCACTCATTAATCTCCAGCTCAGGGCAATGATCTGGTCTCGGTCGCAGTTCTTGTGTGACCACTGTGTGACCATGGCTGGATTCGGTCACCCGATGTGTGTGACGATGATGCGACTGTAGCGACAGATTCGCACTGCTCATGGCGCTTCCCGAATGGAGGCTGCCTATGCTCACTCCCCAAGCGCGAACCCGCACAACGGATGGCACGGTCGCGTGGCAAGTGCCGTTCTACTATCGCGACGAGAACAACAAGCGTCGGCACACGTCGGAAACCTTCGACGAATATGCGGAGGCGCAACGCTTCTGCGACCTCGTGGACTCGATCGGCATCAACGAAGCATTGAAGGTCCTCGAGTTCCAGCGTGGTGCACGGTCACAAGTCGTATTGCTGAGCGACTGGCTGACCCATTACGTCGATGAGATCTGCCGTGCTGGTGAGTACATGCAGCGCAAGTATCGCAGCTACATCCGCAACGACATCACACCCTTCTTCGGACAGGGCTTCCCGCTCGAAGCGCTCACCCCGGAGATGGATGCCGCCTGGGTGGTGCATCTGAGCGAGGAGCAGGGCAATGCGCCGAAAACGGTGCACAACAAGCACGGATTCCTCAGCGGTGCGATGAACTCGGCCGCAGGGCGGCGGCCGGTGCCGTTGATCGGGTACAACCCGTGTGCGACAACGCGGTTGCCGGCCTGGCGTATGCAGGAGGCCGATATCTTCGAGGAGCGGGAATGGGAGTTGTTCGACCTGCTCGTCGGTGAGCGCTGGCGGCCTCAGTGCGAGTTCGCGCTGATGTCGATGGCGCGTCCTGGTGAGGTGAGCGCGCTGCGGGTCGGCGATATCGACCGCTGCACCGGTGATGTGAGCATCACCAAGGCGTGGAAGGATTTTGGGAGTCGCCGGAAGCTGGGTGAACCCAAGACGGCGCACGGGTTTCGGGTGGTCAACGTGCCGTTGGAGACACTGGCGCTCATCGATTTGAACCGGGCCTCGAGCGAGTTGCTGTTCCAGACCAAGATCGGAACCCCGGTGACGGCTTCAGTGTTGTACGAGCGCGCCTTTCAGCCTGCCCTGCGCCGATTGGATGGGCTGGCCAAGGGCCACTTCGGTCCGTTCGGTCGGCATGCGCGCTGGGAGGGGGCCGACCCGGAGTTCCTTCTGGCCACGTACCGGAAGGCAGTGCACTCGCTGCTGGCGAAGCGGATCACTCCGTATACGTTGCGGCACACCATGATCTCGTGGAAGCTGCAGCGCGGCGACGACCTGATCGTCGTTTCTCGTGACGCCGGACACGAATCGACCAGGGTCACCGAGCTTCACTACAGTCACGTCTTGAGGTCTGCCAGCCGAGCTTCGACGGCGAAGGCCCGCCTGTGGGTGCCGCGGGTGCGCGCGGTGGCGGAAGGAGATGCCCATGTCGCATGAGCTGTGCACTGCCCCGCCAACCACTGTTTCCGGAGGCCATTTCGTTTCATACCTGTTGCTGGAACGGAATGAAATGCAATGGAATGAAACGGAATTCGCATGCTGAAGGCTGTCGACACGGCTGGCGACGGAAGCAGCCGATCCCAATGCAAGTTCCCAGGTTGCACTGCTCCCACCGCTTCCCGCACGAAGGGGAGCCGGGGACGCCCGACAGAGTTCTGCGAGAATCCCGATCACAATCCGCAGACCGCGTTTCGCCGCAGAGCCGACCACGCCGAATCCCAGGGCGACAGGGCGGCTCGACCTCCGCTGCGACCGGTCACCGACGGTGTCGTTACGGTGGCGAGTCTCGTCGAGCGCCTGGAGCGACTACGGGGCGAGTTTGCCTCCACAGCAGTGGAGGCAGCGACTGCGCTGGCCGACGTCATCGATCCTGCCAGTATCGATCGCCACATCGAGCAGGTCGAACTCGACACAACTCGTCGGATCACGCTCGAACAACAGGCGCGACTAGACGCGCAGAAAGCCCTGGCCACAGTCGAGGCTCAGCTGGCCGAAGCGCTCGAGTTGAGAGATCTGGCGACGGCGGCACTCGAGGACGCGGCAGAACAAGCCGCGGAGGCCATCGCACGGCTGGAGGAGGTCGAGTCCCGATGCCGAGAGGTCGAGGCCGACGCCGCGCGAAGGATCGCTGCGGTCGAGTCCGACCGAAGTCAGCGCTTGCGAAAGGCTGAGGCGACCTTGCGGCAAATGAGGGCTCACATCGATAGCGCACGGATGGCGCAGTCCCGCGCCGAGGCCGAACGCGACGCTGCCCACCGTCGTGCAGAGCGCCTCGAGTCCGAGAATGCCAGTCTGCGTTCACGGTTGGACGAACAGGTCCAGCAACACCACCACGCGATAGAGGCGCGGGACATCGAATTCGCCCGGGCGATCACAGCGGCCCGCGCGATGGCCGACCGCTCCGAGCGCGAACACCGCGAACAGATCAGCGAGATGCTCGAGGCAATCGTGAGTCCTAGTCGCCGAGAGCGTGGAGAGGCATCTGGATGAAACCACCCCGATAGCCGTAGCTGCGAGGCATGGTTGGGCTCGGCGGGATATTGTGCTGTGCTTGCCGCCTCGCGCGAATGCTCCGTCACGCGAGAGTGACCGGAGCATTCGATCTATATGGCTTGTCTGGAATGCCGAGCAGGATGAGTGCGCCGAAGATGCGTCGTGGAGAGTGCGGATGGCTGAAACTGAGGGTGGCATGGCCCGTCCGCACGCCCATGGCATTTCGCGATCGGTCCGGGCCATGCCGTTCCTGCGGTGCGAGACAACTCGGCACCGCAGGAGTCCGCTAGGTCGATGCACTCTGCGGAGGGATTGGGCGGGCCCGGCGCCGGTTGCGGCGGCGGGCCGGCCGTGTGGGCTGCTGCGGCGGTGTGCGACGCGCGGCCGTGGACGGCACCCGGGTGACGTCGAGGGCGGTGGCGATGTCGGACTCGGTGAGAAACCAGGTCCGTCCCGCTCGATGACCGGGGAGAAACCTGGCAGCGAGCTGACGCCGATACCAGCGCTCGCTCTTGCGGAGAATGCGCGCCCCTTCGGCGACCGAGTACGTCAGCAGCTGCGAGGCATCCGGCGCCGCGGCCGGGCGATCGTGATTGTCAGGGGCTGGGCGGGAGACCATTTCGGACCATGGTCATCCTGCGGCAGTGTTCGGTGAACAAACCCGCCGATGAGGGTACGGCAGGGTGCCGTGAACACTGTGAACTATCGAGCCGGAACGGTGCGTTTGTCATGGCGTCTCCGATTCGTCACGTGCGCTGACGAAAGCCGCGCACAGCAGCACATCTTGGGCGTCGGAGATTTCCGCTCGGTGCATGCTGGCCTCGTATGTTCGGTTGGTGGGCAGGTCGCGCCAGGCGAGGTGGTCGTCGGGGGCGCGGCCGTAGCAGATGCGTGCGCTGCTGATCCACCGCTGCCGGAAGCGCTTGTTGCGGAGCAGGTGGCGCAGAAGCAGCGCGGTCTGCTGCGATTCGCGGTAGCGACCCATCGCGGGCTTCATCGAGGCGGCGACGTAGTCGAGCTCGTCGTCCCACCCGAGAACCAGCTTCTGGGCATCCGGGCTGATCCACCAGCGTGCGATGTTGCCGAACTTCACGATTGAGGGCATGAACGCTCGCATGGCGTCGTTGACTGCCAGGATGTTCCAGAGCGGGTCGATATAGACAGCCGGGACATCGCGGTCGCTGAGGTCAGCGATGACCTGGAGCTGTTGCGAGGTCAGACGGTCACGGATTTCGTCAGGCCAGGGCAATTCGACTGGGGGCGCGAGCAGTTCGCGGACATGTCGAGTCTGCGCGGGGTCCATGTCGTAGCCGGCGATGAACTGCTCGACGATGTCTGCGCTGGGTGTCCGGTGTCCTTGTTCGATCTGCGTGATGTAGGACTCGCTGACGCCGGTGCGCCGGTAGGCCCGTATCCGGGTGAACCCGCGGTCGTTGCGGACCTGCCACAGAAACGTCGACAGTTGCGGGATGTCGACGGGGAGGCGACGAGGGGATCGTCGGGCTCGGTGACGTGCTTTGATGGCGGACTCCCCGTTCATACTTCTCCTCCTCTAGGTTTGCAAGCCTGGATGCTGTGCTCGCTGGACACCGGGCGCGACGCCGGGGAGGGTCTGCATCGGGACACACGGTCGGGAAGGTCACGCCCTCGGAGGCGGTGGAACCGGCTGGGCATCGAAGACTATCGCCTGAACATGCCAAACGCAACAGTTTTGGAAACCTTGTGACGAACCTGGTGTGTTACCGTATGAGAGTGTCCGCAAACCGGTTCGAGGTCGGCGATCGTCGCCGTGTCCGGAACCGGAACACACCATCGGGGCACACGAAACTTGGACACGGACCTGTCCACGTTCAGCCTGCGAGGCATCTATGGTCACACCAGTGCAGACGAAAACAGTGGTCTACGGGCGCATGCTCGAGGAGCGGCGCGCCGCGCGTGGGCTCTCTCAGCGCAAGGCGGCCGAGATGATCGGGTTGTCGCATACGTCGCTGCGGAACATCGAGAGCGGGGAATCGGTTCCCCGGAAGAGAACCTGTTCGAAGCTGGACGATATGTACGGCTACCTGGACGGCTCGGTCTACAACATGTACCGCTACGACCAGGCGCCGATCGAGCGCGAAACGCCGGCACCACCCCCGGCGCCGCGCTTGCCGACCGGAGAGTTTCCGGTTTTGTTCCCCTTGCAATCGATGCTGGAGTTGCTCGAGGCCGATGGAGAGCTGGGTAAGCTCGCCACCGGCAGCGGCGATGAACGGATGCTGGTACTGCGGCAGAAGATCGGACGCAGCGTTGATCGCCTGTTGCGGGCGTGGGTTACCGCCCAGGTGGAGGGCATGCGAACTGCTGGCCACGACGATCAATTCATCAAGACCCTGCTCGCTGTCCATCTTGCGCGAACGCCGCTCGCCGACGATCCGCAGGATCAGGATGAGCTGACGTATCTCCGGTGGTTGCTCGGGTACGCCGGTGAGTTGTCACAAGAACAACAGGCTCGCTATGCGGACTTGTTTGCTACGCGCACAAAGGGGCACGCCGATGCTGTCACTCGAGACGAAACTGAACAGGCTCTTCGAATTACGTCACCTGCGTGATCAGCCTGAACGCAGCACCGACGAGGTCGCCCGCGCGATATCACAACGTGTCGGGAGGGTGGTCAGCCCGCAAATCCTCCTCGATGCGCGAGCGGGGCGATCGGCAGGTCTGGCGGGCGACATCAGCGAGGCCGTGTGCGCCGAATTCGGTGTCGACTCCTGCTATCTGAGAGCCGAAGACAGTCCCGAGATCACAAGGCTGGACCTTGTCATCCAAGTGCTCATTCTCATCCGCGACCGTGGACTGCACCATCTGGCCGGACGGATCCACGATCTGGATCTGGACAGCATCAAAGCCATCATCGCTATCCTCGCCGATTCCGCACCGATCGCACACTCTGACTCGCTGCCATCCGTGCTCTGACCTCGGCTGTGCACCGCGGATTGCGGGGGCGTGCTGGACAGCGGTTTGCGGTGTCGGCATTGTCGCACCTTTTGGGGTGCGAATCAGCGTTCCCTCGGAGCTGTTGCGCCGACCGTCAACGCTGCTATTCAGCGGAAGGTCGGGATGAAACTTGTCCGCACTGAAGCGTGAACGAATCAAGTTTCTGAAGTCTGTGACTGAAATATATGCAGATATCGAGCGAGAGGTTATTTTATTCCGGTCTTACAGTAAGGGCGCGACGCACCCCGGCACGCCAGGGAAGGCTGTGAGTCGTAGGTTGTCGGTGGCGCCCGAGAGCGGTAGCTGGCCGGATTGCGCCCGGCACAGCGAGCGGGCACGGCGACTCATTTCACTTCATTCTTCCCGGTGTCCGAATTCGTCGACTTGTGTACCTGGGTGATCGGATCTCGGAAGCGGCAAGTCCCCACGCGAGTCGTGGAACGGATGAGACGGGTCAGACGCGGACTGGTTGCGGAAGGCGGGTTGCTGCGCGCAAAATGCGTTTTGCAGGCGACCATAGCCGACGCAATACGTCCTCGTCGGGGACAACGATCCCGTGCGGAGCTGGCTGTGTGAAGGGCATGTCGTTGCGGCTGAGACATCGAGCTGCTTCGATCAAGGCGAGGACGTCGCGAGTCTGTTTCCGGTCCTCGGAGCGAACGGTGGCTGTGATCAATTCGTCAATGGCGACTGGCGGCGGTTGCGTGAATCGGGCGATTATCTCCGCGGCGTCGTGTATCTCGATGCGCCGACGTTCCACCCGCTCCGCCGGTGAGGCACCCCACCGATCCGCCCACTTCAGTGACAAGACGACTTCGGGCGCAGCGGCGGTGAGCTCTCGCCACAAGGAACGCAATCGAAACAATCGGATCTGACACATTACTGCTCGGGTGCAGGAAGGGACGATGGAAGCGCCCAATATTGCACAGAACAGCAGCTGCGGCTCGCCCGAAGCCAATCCATCGGATGTGAAGCGATACATCTGCCGAACGATCTCGACGTTGAACCCCACAGTGTTCAGTGTCGCGAAGAGTATGAGTGAGCTCACGGGGAGCACACTCAGAGCTATAACTATGAACAAGATCCGGACCACGACGCGTTCGTGCCGTGTGGTTGCGCGCTGTCGTAGCGCAAGCAGAGTCCGGGACATCAGAGCGGAAACCACTATCGGCAGCACCGATAGAAGCGCGATATAGGCGCCATAACGCCAGCCCCCGTAGTCCGCGATAGATATTCCTCGCGATCGCGCCGGGCTGCTCAAGACCAGCAATACGATGCCGATACCCGCCGAACCTGCCAACACCAGCCTGTATCTGGGGCGGTATCGGACGGGACCGTATTCTCGCAGCAGCCACAACCCGAACGCCGTCGCCCACGAGATCACGGTTGTCCAATGCCATGCGTCGAAAATGGTCGGCAGGCCGCCCGGTGTGAACCTCGCCAACTGACGGGCTACGGCCGGCTCACGCAAAAGTACGCCGACGGCCGCGATTCCCGCCATGATATTGATCAGGTGATCAGCCTGAGATGCACGTCGGACCAACCCGATCCGTATGACGGCGAGAACGAGGATGAACACGAGGGCCGACACAGTGATATAGGACGGGGACTTGTCGGCGGGCCACATCAGAACACCTTGAGCATGCCGTCACGACGCGGACCACCGGACCGAACCCTGGCCCGTACCATCGTCGCGAACAGCTCGGCCTCGTACTCGTCTGGCGTGTCGTAGCTGGATCCGCCGCGGAAGGCCCGGACTTTGGCTGCGCTGTAATTCAGCTCGACCCCCGCCAGCAAGGTCGCCAGCTGCCCCACGACCGGCGAGTCTTGACCATGATCGAGCAGCATGTGCCCGAGTTCGTGGAACGTATCGTGCGGGTCATCCGACTTCCGCAGGAAGAGAAGATCGTAGTCGCGGTAGGCCAGCCACATCCCGCACAGACCGACGGGGGAGCTCGGCGGTAGTGCGATGCGCTCGATACGTCGGCCCCGCAGACGCTCGACCGATGAGAAAAGCTCCTCAGCTGTCCAATCCTCGGGCAAGGCATCGTCGAGGCGATCGACCAGCCTCTGCAACCTGGCGCGCGTGG contains:
- a CDS encoding tyrosine-type recombinase/integrase; protein product: MAEKKPRKRNPNGSGTISTRKDGRVELKLFVDTPDGKRKRVSVYGRTWDEADAERTRLKELQRKGIPVDVTTMTVRQYMEYWLREIAEPKIRRTTFATYEGDVRLHIVPGLGRHKLKALNSRHVRTFITGLRAKCQCCSQGKDAGRIKPRCCAKSPAECCQDALSISSIQHVLRVLRAALQDAVDEELISRNVARTVKVGGSGDYKVRAFTAVEAKQLLRAAEAHRLHALWAVALSMGLRRGEALGLKWSDVDLSGGRLVVRQALHRVDGKLRLEEVKTEGSNATLPLPRPLVTVLRNHRKQQMEERFAAGSSWEESGLVFTTKFGKPIEPRNVNRMFHALCKKAGVPEVRVHDLRHSCATLLFTQRVEAATVQRILRHSSITVTTDIYMEVIESVKRDALDSMGMLFDSSADDTAL
- a CDS encoding excisionase family DNA-binding protein, whose product is MSKFMTVQEAADELKVSTWSVYRLLWDGQVQSIKVGRCRRIVRQSFDAYVSGLIESAA
- a CDS encoding replication initiator — protein: MSASLVTELDSRRRTAAEQRAIPNMPEIAQSMAEQHGVCGRPLPMRSFDQVTGLMKYVGVPCKSTLECVCPACARRALALRQHQAREGWHIQEEPVDDKREPTREEIEIFEARAALQVQYDQAKEAGDEQEMDGIREVVQDLYAELREHGVRGPFPPLDTEPPTARKRSTRRRQEAEDLPRQKIAPTTLGREYAGKYRPSLFVTLTLPSYGRVHPDGAAVNPDTYDYRQAARDIIHFARLFDRFVQNYRRASGRDMQYFATVEPQRRGAPHIHMGIRGTDPRAMIRQLTEATYHQVWWPHFDQEVYTPGHMPVWNYTMQRWVDPDQVNPETGEPVPVPTWDEVMDLMDSVDELEPAHVIRFGKQVDVKGILGGTEEANRHIGYLTKYLTKSIGDVIEPQSDRAARHYDRLHQELCKTPCSPTCAVWFRYGVVPKGATAKTQPGRCKGKAHRRETLGLRGRRVLVSRKWTGKNLTDYKADRVEFVRQRLAEAGISKEDISRYRIAPCEPGDPDVPPREFLIMSMVTEKMRQRSEYDVARMAQAQDQVPRETVVPQQDSPEVDAA
- a CDS encoding GntR family transcriptional regulator: MSPSLDRPAPPYLQIADHFRVMIKNGELSEGAKLPSVAEIAAGWNIATATAAKALNQLRTEGYVRSTPRGTFVSISHKQTTGPDRLQMLRATGNGYRPGESVEVVSSELTDASNDVTESLGIPEGTQVVRRRRVYRDDLGIVTISTSWLPGEFAKSAPELLSTDPLPKMTFGLIEDRTGRRAVARRDVVSLREAPTDIAETLGVEPNSQCLTMTNLYWDQNGDPTEYAIDYLGPGRELSAEYSLD
- a CDS encoding tyrosine-type recombinase/integrase, giving the protein MLTPQARTRTTDGTVAWQVPFYYRDENNKRRHTSETFDEYAEAQRFCDLVDSIGINEALKVLEFQRGARSQVVLLSDWLTHYVDEICRAGEYMQRKYRSYIRNDITPFFGQGFPLEALTPEMDAAWVVHLSEEQGNAPKTVHNKHGFLSGAMNSAAGRRPVPLIGYNPCATTRLPAWRMQEADIFEEREWELFDLLVGERWRPQCEFALMSMARPGEVSALRVGDIDRCTGDVSITKAWKDFGSRRKLGEPKTAHGFRVVNVPLETLALIDLNRASSELLFQTKIGTPVTASVLYERAFQPALRRLDGLAKGHFGPFGRHARWEGADPEFLLATYRKAVHSLLAKRITPYTLRHTMISWKLQRGDDLIVVSRDAGHESTRVTELHYSHVLRSASRASTAKARLWVPRVRAVAEGDAHVA
- a CDS encoding helix-turn-helix domain-containing protein, which gives rise to MNGESAIKARHRARRSPRRLPVDIPQLSTFLWQVRNDRGFTRIRAYRRTGVSESYITQIEQGHRTPSADIVEQFIAGYDMDPAQTRHVRELLAPPVELPWPDEIRDRLTSQQLQVIADLSDRDVPAVYIDPLWNILAVNDAMRAFMPSIVKFGNIARWWISPDAQKLVLGWDDELDYVAASMKPAMGRYRESQQTALLLRHLLRNKRFRQRWISSARICYGRAPDDHLAWRDLPTNRTYEASMHRAEISDAQDVLLCAAFVSARDESETP
- a CDS encoding helix-turn-helix domain-containing protein, with the protein product MQTKTVVYGRMLEERRAARGLSQRKAAEMIGLSHTSLRNIESGESVPRKRTCSKLDDMYGYLDGSVYNMYRYDQAPIERETPAPPPAPRLPTGEFPVLFPLQSMLELLEADGELGKLATGSGDERMLVLRQKIGRSVDRLLRAWVTAQVEGMRTAGHDDQFIKTLLAVHLARTPLADDPQDQDELTYLRWLLGYAGELSQEQQARYADLFATRTKGHADAVTRDETEQALRITSPA
- a CDS encoding DUF6545 domain-containing protein; this encodes MWPADKSPSYITVSALVFILVLAVIRIGLVRRASQADHLINIMAGIAAVGVLLREPAVARQLARFTPGGLPTIFDAWHWTTVISWATAFGLWLLREYGPVRYRPRYRLVLAGSAGIGIVLLVLSSPARSRGISIADYGGWRYGAYIALLSVLPIVVSALMSRTLLALRQRATTRHERVVVRILFIVIALSVLPVSSLILFATLNTVGFNVEIVRQMYRFTSDGLASGEPQLLFCAILGASIVPSCTRAVMCQIRLFRLRSLWRELTAAAPEVVLSLKWADRWGASPAERVERRRIEIHDAAEIIARFTQPPPVAIDELITATVRSEDRKQTRDVLALIEAARCLSRNDMPFTQPAPHGIVVPDEDVLRRLWSPAKRILRAATRLPQPVRV